The Cyprinus carpio isolate SPL01 unplaced genomic scaffold, ASM1834038v1 S000006730, whole genome shotgun sequence genome has a segment encoding these proteins:
- the LOC122144589 gene encoding uncharacterized protein LOC122144589, whose amino-acid sequence MLSVKIVLIHETQSALWKPELQSIRTSAVSTPDLQVSGFDCRRSRERLDSGIPDIFQSGQYLWRLRKVNLCIRVCVCCVCVCVCANRHCTVVLTLISGLFHDCSPVTSAVKPRVSSGRRVTADASARGVTQQEKSLSDGNVSVIGQRLVYSNRSLDPDEEKPSDMTSSSSSSSSPQIRATGRQPLRALRPAKGSQQRRVRAVV is encoded by the exons ATGTTATCAGTGAAGATCGTCCTCATCCACGAGACTCAGTCAGCACTATGGAAGCCAGAATTACA GTCCATCAGAACCTCTGCTGTCTCCACGCCGGACCTGCAGGTGTCTGGGTTCGACTGCCGCCGCAGCCGGGAGCGCTTGGACTCGGGGATCCCAGACATTTTTCAAAGCGGCCAGTACCTCTGGAGGCTCAGAAAG GTAAATCTatgcatacgtgtgtgtgtgtgttgtgtgtgtgtgtgtgtgtgtgctaacaGACACTGTACAGTAGTTTTAACTCTCATTTCTGGTTTATTTCATGACTGTAGCCCTGTGACCTCTGCTGTGAAACCACGAGTGTCATCAGGAAGACGCGTCACAGCAGACGCCAGCGCTCGAG GTGTGACGCAGCAGGAGAAGAGTCTGTCTGATGGGAATGTGAGTGTGATCGGTCAGAGACTCGTTTACTCGAACAGATCGTTAGATCCAGACGAGGAGAAGCCCAGCgacatgacatcatcatcatcatcatcatcatcaccgcaGATCAGAGCCACCGGCCGCCAGCCGCTCCGCGCTCTCAGACCCGCTAAAG GATCTCAGCAGCGCCGTGTCCGTGCAGTAGTGTGA